In a genomic window of Pseudomonadota bacterium:
- a CDS encoding N-acetylmuramoyl-L-alanine amidase: MPRLIFLIFFLFCGKALATEVQGVHANRTPSGSRLVFDVVGPLQYTVSRLDNPPRLIIDFKGAKARRLLSLDSQSSGIKHIRQFMQSDLGLRVEMELAQPAEVKAELLPPLNGAGQRLAVELTSAQRRTASAPAQPRTPARAPAANPAPAPAEPTKRASAAVTADRDADKTAPTAPRVRPEAAAIPAARARAQRELVVAVDAGHGGQDVGAIGPSGTYEKDIVLAVARELVRLINRQPGMRAVMTRDGDYFLPLRTRMDRARAKRADLFISVHADAVQDRRVQGSSVYVLSQRGASSEAAKWLAANENAADLVGGVSLDDKDRMLKTVLLDLSQAASLDASIDLGNSVLRGLRSVGRVHHARVQSAGFMVLKSPDIPSILVETAFISNPVEEKRLRSETYRQKLARAIFNGVVSFNATRSRPVARPVERVMADAGGNDARRHRVSPGETLSTIADRYDVSINTLKQANDMDSEMVRAGSTLRIP, from the coding sequence ATGCCCAGGCTGATCTTTCTCATCTTCTTCCTGTTCTGCGGCAAGGCCCTCGCCACTGAAGTGCAAGGCGTGCATGCCAACCGCACGCCCAGCGGCTCGCGCCTGGTGTTCGACGTCGTCGGTCCGCTGCAATACACCGTGTCGCGGCTCGACAATCCGCCGCGCTTGATCATCGATTTCAAGGGTGCCAAGGCGCGCCGGCTGCTCAGCCTCGACAGCCAGAGCAGCGGCATCAAGCACATTCGCCAGTTCATGCAGAGCGACCTCGGCCTGCGGGTGGAGATGGAACTGGCACAGCCGGCCGAGGTGAAGGCCGAACTCCTGCCGCCCCTGAATGGCGCTGGCCAGCGCCTGGCGGTGGAGCTCACCAGCGCGCAACGCCGCACCGCGAGCGCGCCTGCGCAGCCGCGCACCCCGGCGCGTGCGCCCGCCGCCAACCCCGCGCCCGCGCCCGCCGAGCCGACCAAGCGCGCCAGCGCGGCGGTCACGGCGGACAGGGATGCCGACAAGACGGCGCCGACGGCGCCCCGCGTCAGGCCGGAGGCCGCGGCTATCCCCGCGGCCCGTGCACGCGCGCAGCGCGAACTGGTGGTCGCGGTCGATGCCGGCCATGGCGGCCAGGACGTCGGCGCCATCGGGCCCAGCGGCACCTATGAAAAGGACATCGTGCTGGCGGTGGCGCGCGAACTCGTGCGCCTGATCAATCGCCAGCCCGGCATGCGCGCGGTGATGACCCGCGATGGGGATTATTTTCTGCCGCTGCGCACGCGCATGGATCGGGCCCGCGCCAAGCGCGCGGACCTGTTCATCTCGGTCCACGCCGACGCGGTACAGGACCGGCGTGTGCAGGGCTCGTCGGTCTACGTGCTGTCGCAGCGTGGCGCCAGCAGCGAAGCGGCCAAATGGCTGGCGGCCAATGAAAACGCCGCCGACCTGGTAGGCGGCGTCAGCCTCGACGACAAGGATCGCATGCTCAAGACCGTGCTGCTCGACCTGTCCCAGGCCGCGTCGCTGGATGCCAGCATCGATCTCGGCAACTCGGTATTGCGCGGCCTGCGCAGCGTCGGCCGTGTACACCATGCGCGTGTACAGTCGGCGGGCTTCATGGTGCTGAAGTCGCCGGACATTCCCTCCATCCTGGTCGAAACCGCGTTCATCTCCAACCCGGTCGAGGAAAAGCGCCTGCGCAGCGAAACCTATCGGCAAAAGCTCGCGCGCGCGATCTTCAACGGCGTGGTGAGCTTCAACGCCACGCGCAGCCGCCCGGTGGCGCGCCCGGTCGAGCGCGTGATGGCCGATGCAGGCGGCAACGATGCGCGTCGTCATCGCGTGTCGCCCGGCGAAACCCTGTCGACCATCGCCGATCGCTACGACGTCAGCATCAACACGCTCAAGCAGGCCAACGACATGGATTCGGAGATGGTGCGCGCGGGTTCCACGCTGCGCATCCCTTGA
- the miaA gene encoding tRNA (adenosine(37)-N6)-dimethylallyltransferase MiaA produces MTEAATPLLFVMGPTGAGKSALALALAERLPLEIVSVDSAQIYRGFDIGTAKPHPAIRRRVPHHLVDICAPTEAYSAAQFRSDAQVAIAAIRARGRVPMLVGGTGLYFRALEQGLSDLPAADPEVRARLQDELARLGANALHARLAVVDPAAAARIHPNDPQRLLRALEVHALSGVSQSEMWQRARLAPHAGQIVKLVVAPGERGWLHERLALRFNLMLERGLINEVRALRDAQGLDADAAAMRTVGYREVWHYLAGDYALAHMIERGIISTRQLAKRQLTWLRRERDCTWLDSRDSRLLDRALLHLRNQNVFKRVVSDLE; encoded by the coding sequence ATGACTGAGGCAGCGACGCCGCTGCTGTTCGTGATGGGACCGACCGGGGCGGGCAAGAGCGCCTTGGCGCTGGCGCTCGCCGAACGCCTGCCGCTGGAAATCGTGAGCGTCGATTCGGCGCAGATCTATCGTGGTTTCGACATCGGCACCGCCAAGCCCCATCCCGCCATACGCCGCCGTGTGCCCCATCACCTGGTGGATATCTGCGCGCCGACCGAGGCCTATTCCGCCGCGCAATTTCGCAGCGATGCGCAGGTCGCCATCGCGGCGATACGCGCGCGTGGCCGCGTGCCGATGCTGGTGGGTGGCACCGGGCTGTACTTTCGCGCGCTCGAACAAGGCCTGTCGGATCTGCCGGCGGCGGATCCCGAGGTGCGCGCGCGGCTCCAGGATGAACTGGCGCGGCTGGGCGCGAACGCGTTGCATGCACGGCTGGCGGTGGTCGACCCCGCTGCGGCGGCGCGTATTCATCCCAACGATCCGCAGCGCCTGCTGCGCGCGCTGGAAGTCCATGCCTTGAGCGGCGTCAGCCAGAGCGAGATGTGGCAGCGTGCGCGCCTTGCCCCCCATGCCGGTCAGATCGTCAAGCTGGTGGTCGCGCCGGGCGAGCGCGGCTGGCTGCACGAGCGCCTGGCGTTGCGATTCAATCTCATGCTCGAGCGCGGGTTGATCAACGAAGTGCGCGCCTTGCGTGACGCCCAGGGCCTCGACGCCGACGCAGCCGCGATGCGCACCGTCGGATATCGCGAAGTGTGGCATTACCTCGCAGGCGATTACGCACTTGCCCACATGATCGAAAGGGGAATCATCTCTACCCGCCAACTGGCGAAGCGCCAACTGACATGGCTGCGCCGGGAGCGGGATTGCACATGGCTCGACAGTCGCGATTCGAGACTATTGGACCGCGCTTTGCTGCATTTGCGAAATCAGAACGTTTTCAAGCGCGTCGTTTCTGATCTAGAGTAG
- the mutL gene encoding DNA mismatch repair endonuclease MutL — translation MARPILPLSDLLINQIAAGEVVERPASVIKELVENSLDAGATRIDIDVGEGGLAYMTVSDDGSGMAGADIAAALRRHWTSKIAEVSDLASLVSLGFRGEALASIASVATIEIVTRRRGDAHGWRLAVAPGQALAAPTPHKANVGTRITVSELFHNVPARRRFLKRARTEFLHIQQLVRQLAFARPEVMMSLSQAGSRGLRLAPAALGAEGARWRSLFGAAFVGAAHYVALELEGIAVHGWVGGSAQADSQSDGQFLSLNGRYVRDRQLAHAVRLAYGEAIPAGRFPVYALAVSVAPSAVDVNVHPGKLEVRFADVRAVHDVLFVAVRRALEADGGAPLPPHERGIAERPLEYAPARVLEVVTQRAAPASTAAQLGAALALVDERYLLYRDGDGVRALDLRAAWSAVLAARLGAEAQARPLLIPERIGHDAPLWRQRSPALLREHGFELDELGPAGYVLRAVPRVLPELAWARFFAALAAQEAGDARRQLAQAAAAALELGSHGQPSRRLLEQLEQGATAGGIDLGALSVAVDGVLLARAGLRHD, via the coding sequence ATGGCGCGTCCCATCCTTCCGCTGTCCGATCTGCTGATCAATCAAATCGCCGCCGGCGAGGTGGTCGAGCGGCCGGCTTCGGTGATCAAGGAACTGGTGGAAAACAGTCTCGATGCGGGCGCCACACGCATCGACATCGATGTCGGCGAGGGCGGTCTTGCCTACATGACGGTCAGCGATGACGGCTCCGGCATGGCCGGCGCCGATATCGCCGCGGCCTTGCGCCGCCATTGGACCAGCAAGATCGCCGAGGTCAGCGATCTCGCGAGCCTCGTATCACTCGGTTTTCGCGGTGAGGCCCTGGCCAGCATCGCGTCGGTCGCCACCATCGAAATCGTGACGCGCCGCCGCGGCGACGCCCATGGCTGGCGCCTCGCGGTGGCGCCCGGCCAGGCGCTCGCCGCGCCGACGCCGCACAAGGCCAATGTCGGTACCCGCATCACGGTCAGCGAGCTGTTTCACAACGTGCCGGCGCGGCGGCGCTTCCTGAAGCGCGCGCGTACCGAGTTCCTGCACATCCAGCAACTGGTGCGGCAACTGGCCTTTGCGCGCCCCGAGGTCATGATGTCGCTCAGCCAGGCCGGCAGCCGCGGACTGCGCCTGGCGCCGGCCGCGCTGGGCGCCGAAGGCGCGCGCTGGCGCAGCCTGTTCGGCGCCGCGTTCGTCGGCGCCGCGCATTACGTGGCGTTGGAGCTCGAAGGCATCGCCGTGCACGGCTGGGTGGGCGGCAGCGCGCAGGCCGACAGTCAGTCCGATGGCCAGTTCCTGTCCTTGAACGGGCGTTACGTGCGCGACCGGCAGCTGGCCCACGCGGTGCGCCTGGCCTACGGAGAGGCTATTCCGGCCGGACGCTTTCCGGTCTACGCACTGGCGGTGAGCGTTGCGCCCTCGGCGGTCGACGTCAACGTGCATCCCGGCAAGCTCGAAGTGCGCTTCGCCGACGTGCGCGCCGTGCATGACGTGCTGTTCGTGGCGGTGCGACGCGCGCTCGAAGCCGATGGCGGCGCGCCGCTGCCGCCGCACGAGCGAGGCATCGCCGAGCGCCCCCTCGAATACGCGCCGGCGCGCGTGCTCGAGGTCGTCACCCAGCGCGCGGCGCCGGCAAGCACGGCCGCACAGCTCGGCGCGGCGCTGGCGCTGGTCGATGAGCGTTATCTCCTGTATCGCGATGGCGACGGTGTGCGTGCACTCGATCTGCGCGCGGCCTGGAGCGCGGTACTGGCGGCGCGGCTCGGCGCCGAAGCGCAAGCGCGGCCGCTGCTGATCCCGGAACGCATCGGGCACGACGCGCCGCTGTGGCGGCAGCGCTCGCCCGCGCTGTTACGCGAGCATGGCTTCGAACTCGATGAGCTCGGCCCGGCCGGTTACGTGCTGCGGGCGGTGCCGCGCGTGCTGCCGGAATTGGCGTGGGCAAGATTTTTCGCGGCGCTCGCGGCGCAGGAGGCGGGTGACGCACGGCGGCAGTTGGCGCAGGCCGCCGCCGCGGCGCTGGAACTCGGCAGCCACGGCCAACCGTCGCGACGCCTCCTGGAACAGCTCGAACAGGGCGCGACCGCCGGCGGCATCGATCTCGGCGCGCTGTCGGTGGCGGTGGACGGCGTCTTGCTTGCGCGTGCCGGGCTGCGTCATGACTGA